The Hyalangium gracile genome includes a window with the following:
- the queD gene encoding 6-carboxytetrahydropterin synthase QueD, translated as MEIFKAFTFEAAHRLPFTPEGHKCRRLHGHSYSVEVHIRGEVDPKTGWIRDFGDLKAAFQPLIETLDHHFLNEVPGLENPTSENLARWIWRRLKPSLPELSRVVVRETCTSGCIYAGEDEGRG; from the coding sequence ATGGAGATCTTCAAGGCGTTTACCTTCGAGGCCGCTCACCGGCTCCCCTTCACTCCCGAGGGGCACAAATGCCGGCGGCTGCATGGCCACTCCTACTCGGTCGAGGTCCACATCCGGGGGGAGGTCGACCCCAAGACCGGCTGGATCCGGGACTTTGGGGATCTCAAGGCGGCTTTCCAGCCCCTCATTGAGACCCTTGACCACCACTTCCTGAACGAAGTCCCCGGGCTGGAGAACCCTACGAGCGAGAACCTCGCACGCTGGATCTGGCGACGCCTCAAGCCGAGCCTCCCCGAACTGAGTCGCGTGGTGGTGCGGGAAACCTGCACGAGTGGCTGCATCTACGCTGGGGAGGATGAGGGTCGCGGCTAG